A DNA window from Ornithobacterium rhinotracheale DSM 15997 contains the following coding sequences:
- a CDS encoding putative sugar nucleotidyl transferase: protein MNIVLFANNEKQMYPLCFTRAFGDLRMGIFTFRERWEKLFSTSISCLTADYLQDLYPLMLEQDNLFINSAYFPTHDFIIGLRNLKPQQGIWENSECLGFRGSWEEFQDKENLDKIQLAEKQLKINRPYDLFMNNQQALLFDFALATKDRESAEIPSGNKIIGRENIFVEEGAKVTFATLNASEVPIYLGKNSEIMEGAVIRGGLALCEKATIKMGAKIYGETTIGPHCKVGGEIKNVIFNGFSNKAHDGYLGNSVVGEWCNLGANTNASNLRNDYGMVDLWDYTENKYTETGLQFCGVFIGDHSKLAINSKINTGSVIEGFSNIFAEGFIPRKVPMFNFSGKRNGPKLKLQQVFDSAENTMKRRNIPLSDAYKKMITYLYNLKNNQ from the coding sequence ATGAACATTGTTTTGTTTGCTAATAACGAGAAACAAATGTATCCGTTGTGTTTCACCCGAGCGTTTGGAGATTTACGCATGGGGATTTTCACTTTTAGAGAGCGATGGGAAAAACTTTTCTCCACTTCTATCTCCTGCCTCACAGCGGATTATCTTCAAGATTTATATCCGCTCATGCTAGAACAAGACAATTTGTTCATCAATTCTGCTTATTTTCCAACACACGACTTTATTATCGGGCTCAGGAATTTAAAACCTCAACAAGGCATTTGGGAAAATTCCGAATGTTTAGGGTTCCGTGGTAGCTGGGAGGAATTTCAAGACAAAGAAAATTTAGATAAAATTCAATTGGCTGAAAAACAGCTAAAAATCAATCGTCCGTATGATTTATTTATGAATAATCAGCAAGCACTTTTGTTTGATTTTGCTTTGGCAACCAAAGATCGTGAAAGTGCAGAAATTCCGTCTGGCAACAAAATCATCGGTCGGGAAAATATTTTTGTGGAAGAAGGAGCCAAAGTCACTTTTGCAACGCTCAATGCTTCTGAAGTCCCTATTTATTTAGGCAAAAACAGCGAAATTATGGAAGGAGCTGTGATTCGTGGCGGACTTGCACTTTGCGAAAAGGCTACAATTAAAATGGGAGCAAAAATTTATGGCGAAACTACCATAGGACCACATTGCAAAGTGGGCGGAGAAATTAAAAATGTGATTTTCAATGGTTTTAGCAACAAGGCACACGATGGCTACCTTGGCAATAGCGTGGTGGGCGAATGGTGCAATCTGGGGGCTAACACCAATGCCTCCAACTTGAGAAATGATTATGGCATGGTGGATTTATGGGACTACACCGAAAATAAATACACCGAAACAGGATTGCAATTCTGCGGAGTTTTCATTGGCGACCATAGTAAACTAGCCATTAATTCAAAAATCAATACGGGAAGCGTAATCGAAGGCTTTAGCAATATTTTTGCCGAGGGTTTTATTCCTAGAAAAGTTCCTATGTTTAACTTTAGTGGCAAAAGAAATGGACCTAAGTTAAAACTTCAGCAAGTATTTGACTCAGCAGAAAATACAATGAAACGAAGAAATATCCCGCTGAGTGATGCCTACAAAAAAATGATTACATACCTCTACAACCTGAAAAACAATCAATAG
- a CDS encoding type B 50S ribosomal protein L31, translating to MKKDIHPQDYRLVAFKDMSNDETFITRSTAASKETIEIDGVEYPLIKLEITSTSHPFYTGKMKLVDTAGRVDKFMNKYKKFQKK from the coding sequence ATGAAAAAAGATATACATCCACAGGATTACAGATTGGTAGCGTTTAAAGACATGAGTAACGATGAAACTTTCATCACAAGATCTACCGCAGCTTCAAAAGAAACTATCGAAATCGATGGTGTAGAGTACCCTTTAATCAAATTGGAGATTACATCTACTTCTCACCCGTTCTATACTGGTAAAATGAAGCTTGTTGATACCGCTGGTCGTGTAGATAAGTTCATGAACAAATATAAAAAATTCCAAAAGAAATAA
- a CDS encoding right-handed parallel beta-helix repeat-containing protein, protein MKKHRHSRLIFFCFPLLSLALFMGCRKDFDFEPNIENLKFSEENILLDPVLNFSNSPTYLIKVFNTSDTDIEIPSIYLKKKSNSYYRINVDGRAGYEFSNVPLRAKDSLTIFLSVAAEKPLADLYKDQIVFQDLNKSKEINVLTLIAKAKYYYPEKGQENLFLNENTTFNKEMYHVISGNLVVAEGIKLNIEAGTKVLFYENGRLSTAANASLEINGELDLPVVFKTYKNEIKYDTIPSQWRGINVGENARLTMNYAEIIGAENALNIAEAAQATIKNTKIYNSGVNAIEANHATIKAANLVINNALQNGILLKNGGNYEFSFCSIADMWRAGSWGMGENLPMYVSDFLSKDGVETVNPLTLRINNSILYGNASNGLQLDLKGGIANSIEIRNSLIKNDNPKTLDLKSPIFKDIITQNPKFKNTNFFSPDLGLKDNSPALGKGNAADVKNNQLTIEGKPRATPPNLGAY, encoded by the coding sequence ATGAAAAAACATCGCCATTCTCGCCTCATATTTTTCTGTTTCCCCTTGTTGTCTTTGGCTTTATTTATGGGCTGTAGAAAGGATTTCGACTTTGAACCCAATATTGAAAATTTAAAGTTTTCGGAAGAAAATATTTTGCTTGATCCCGTGCTAAATTTTTCAAATTCACCTACTTATTTGATCAAGGTTTTCAATACAAGCGATACCGATATCGAAATTCCTAGCATTTATTTAAAGAAAAAATCAAATTCTTATTACAGAATCAATGTAGATGGGCGTGCGGGGTATGAGTTTAGCAATGTGCCTTTGAGAGCCAAGGACAGTCTTACGATTTTTCTGAGCGTAGCGGCAGAAAAGCCTTTGGCGGATTTGTATAAAGATCAAATTGTTTTTCAAGATTTAAATAAAAGCAAAGAAATCAATGTTTTAACTTTAATTGCTAAGGCAAAATATTATTATCCAGAAAAAGGGCAAGAAAACTTATTCTTAAATGAGAATACTACTTTTAATAAAGAGATGTACCATGTGATAAGTGGAAATTTAGTCGTGGCGGAAGGCATAAAATTAAACATCGAGGCAGGGACTAAAGTTTTGTTTTATGAAAATGGTAGGCTGTCTACGGCTGCGAATGCAAGTTTAGAAATCAACGGAGAACTAGATTTGCCTGTGGTGTTTAAAACCTATAAAAATGAAATAAAATACGACACAATTCCATCGCAGTGGAGGGGGATTAATGTAGGCGAAAATGCTCGCTTAACTATGAATTATGCCGAAATCATCGGGGCAGAAAATGCGTTAAATATAGCAGAAGCTGCGCAGGCTACGATTAAAAATACCAAAATTTATAATTCTGGCGTTAATGCAATTGAGGCAAATCACGCAACGATTAAGGCTGCAAATTTAGTGATAAACAATGCTTTGCAAAACGGAATTTTGCTCAAAAATGGTGGAAATTATGAATTTTCGTTTTGCAGCATTGCCGATATGTGGCGTGCGGGCTCGTGGGGAATGGGCGAGAATTTGCCTATGTATGTGAGCGATTTTTTAAGCAAAGATGGCGTAGAAACCGTGAATCCTTTAACCTTGAGAATCAATAATTCTATATTATATGGCAATGCGAGCAATGGGCTCCAGCTTGATTTAAAAGGTGGAATTGCCAATTCTATCGAAATCAGAAATTCTTTGATTAAAAACGACAATCCTAAAACTTTGGATTTGAAATCTCCAATTTTTAAAGATATTATTACACAAAATCCAAAATTTAAAAACACTAATTTCTTTTCTCCAGATTTGGGGCTGAAAGATAATTCACCAGCTTTGGGAAAAGGAAATGCCGCCGATGTGAAAAATAATCAGCTCACTATTGAAGGCAAGCCGAGAGCTACGCCTCCCAATTTAGGAGCGTATTAA
- a CDS encoding CPBP family intramembrane glutamic endopeptidase has translation MKKIFFEIVEFIKNPTDQRIDNYSLVKNFRYLFIIFLIDILINLVFYMPLILLLDKVESMVMEPRIIYSQNTFWVKLFLYSVLAPLSEEIIFRSWLKYRKFYHFFISRDKWDRIFKYLVYFSTLSFGLVHISNYENSSTLFYILAPLIVSTQIFGGFLIAFIRVRFNFISGILLHSLWNFFALIIVCVPFLKNDDFIKNEKDYNLKIKEISFNHDGNQLFKIDSSKQKIHSIHISEYSYNHILDSLFNHNRHKNDILIDLNFESKNGIDKNSLKKVLLEYDEFID, from the coding sequence ATGAAAAAGATATTTTTTGAGATTGTAGAATTTATTAAAAATCCTACCGATCAGAGAATTGACAATTATTCTTTGGTCAAAAACTTTCGATACCTTTTCATAATTTTTCTCATAGATATTCTTATCAATTTGGTGTTTTATATGCCACTAATTCTACTGCTAGACAAAGTGGAATCGATGGTAATGGAACCAAGAATCATATATAGCCAGAACACTTTTTGGGTTAAATTGTTTCTATACTCGGTTTTAGCACCCTTGTCAGAAGAAATTATTTTCAGATCTTGGCTGAAATATCGCAAATTCTATCATTTCTTTATTTCCAGAGATAAATGGGACAGAATCTTTAAATATCTCGTTTATTTCTCTACGCTTAGCTTTGGTTTAGTGCACATTAGCAATTACGAAAACAGCTCTACGCTATTCTATATTTTAGCACCACTAATTGTTTCCACACAGATTTTCGGGGGATTTTTAATCGCCTTCATTCGTGTACGCTTCAATTTCATCAGTGGTATTTTGCTACATAGCTTATGGAATTTTTTCGCTTTAATTATAGTTTGCGTACCTTTCTTAAAGAATGATGATTTTATCAAAAATGAAAAAGACTACAATCTCAAGATCAAAGAAATCTCTTTCAATCACGATGGAAATCAATTATTTAAAATAGATTCAAGCAAACAAAAAATCCACTCGATACACATCAGCGAATATTCCTACAATCACATCTTGGACTCATTATTCAATCACAATCGCCACAAAAACGATATTTTGATTGATTTAAATTTTGAATCCAAAAACGGAATCGATAAAAATTCACTGAAAAAAGTTTTGCTCGAATACGATGAATTTATTGATTAA
- a CDS encoding RluA family pseudouridine synthase, which yields MKEHQEAYEPTEEEDELYEHYRFTADKGQQPLRVDKFLMNFIENATRNKIQQAAKAGNILVNDEAVKQNYRVKAGDEVKVVLSYPPRENVIIPQNIPVDIVYEDESVIVVNKAPGMVVHPGHGNYSGTLVNALKYHFDNLPSLTAELERPGLVHRIDKDTSGLLVIAKTEYAMDHLAKQFFNRTTRRLYTAIVWGNIEEDEGTIVGHIGRNPNNRMQMAVFEDGSQGKHAVTHFKVLERLGYITVVQCKLETGRTHQIRAHMKHIGHTLFNDERYGGDEILKGTTFTKYKQFVQNCFQVCPRQALHAQTLGFEHPVTGEQLDFESPVPEDMTQLLEKWRTYSNATWDED from the coding sequence ATGAAAGAACACCAAGAGGCATACGAGCCTACCGAAGAGGAAGATGAGTTGTATGAGCATTATAGATTTACTGCCGACAAGGGACAACAGCCCTTGCGCGTGGATAAATTTCTCATGAACTTCATCGAAAATGCTACTCGAAATAAAATTCAGCAAGCAGCAAAAGCAGGCAATATTCTTGTAAACGATGAAGCCGTAAAACAAAATTATCGTGTAAAAGCTGGCGACGAAGTGAAAGTCGTGCTCAGCTATCCGCCACGAGAAAATGTGATAATTCCGCAAAACATTCCTGTGGACATCGTTTACGAAGATGAGAGCGTAATTGTTGTAAACAAAGCACCTGGCATGGTGGTGCACCCAGGACACGGAAATTATTCTGGCACGCTGGTAAATGCCTTAAAATATCATTTCGATAATCTCCCATCGCTCACTGCTGAACTGGAAAGACCAGGACTAGTACACAGAATTGACAAAGACACGAGTGGACTGCTTGTGATTGCCAAGACAGAATATGCGATGGATCATTTAGCCAAGCAATTCTTCAACCGCACCACACGCCGATTATACACCGCCATCGTATGGGGCAACATCGAAGAAGACGAGGGCACCATCGTGGGGCACATAGGACGCAACCCCAACAACCGAATGCAAATGGCTGTATTTGAAGACGGCTCGCAAGGGAAACATGCCGTTACGCATTTCAAAGTTTTGGAGCGATTGGGCTATATCACCGTAGTTCAGTGTAAATTGGAAACTGGTCGCACGCACCAGATTCGCGCACATATGAAGCATATTGGGCACACGCTTTTCAACGATGAACGCTATGGTGGCGATGAAATCCTAAAAGGAACCACTTTTACAAAATACAAGCAATTCGTGCAAAATTGTTTTCAAGTTTGTCCGCGCCAAGCCTTGCATGCACAAACTTTGGGCTTCGAGCACCCTGTAACGGGCGAGCAACTTGATTTTGAATCGCCTGTGCCAGAAGACATGACACAGTTGCTCGAAAAATGGCGCACCTACTCAAACGCTACTTGGGACGAAGATTAA
- a CDS encoding PASTA domain-containing protein, with translation MNFLKALISWKLWLNILIGAGLLVGLWYFTFKWLNDYTNHNVKIKVPDLSSMNIQQAMKTLDDLGLEYSVDSVKYSEDYKPFAVLDFYPNAGSTVKPGRRIFIKSNPRTWQPVQLPNLIDKSKRLAFTQLSMRHFVVGDTIYVKDPAKDAVLKVLFNGKEVAAGTFLPRGSIVDLVLGKGFDLDMPVPNLIGMTLQEARKAILDHYFELGSIRFFGTEQDTINGTVVYQDPPYTDTYDEGRPISIWLSTKMLSELKNQTDSLDIIFRRKIKDEDSLYYKSIQRSKEIRINDLPEEIRNQIKYDEAVKNNLKKHDKNNTTHKPKIDTTGISID, from the coding sequence ATGAATTTTCTAAAAGCACTCATCAGCTGGAAGCTATGGCTTAATATTTTAATCGGCGCGGGACTACTCGTGGGCCTTTGGTATTTCACTTTCAAATGGTTGAACGACTACACCAACCATAATGTGAAAATAAAAGTGCCAGACTTATCTTCTATGAACATTCAGCAAGCGATGAAAACGCTCGACGATTTAGGGCTTGAATACTCCGTAGATAGTGTAAAATATTCAGAAGATTATAAACCCTTTGCGGTTTTAGACTTCTATCCTAATGCAGGTTCTACCGTAAAACCTGGGCGTAGAATCTTTATTAAATCCAACCCAAGAACTTGGCAACCTGTGCAATTGCCTAATTTAATTGACAAGAGTAAAAGATTAGCCTTCACTCAATTAAGCATGAGACATTTTGTGGTGGGCGATACAATTTATGTCAAAGATCCTGCAAAAGATGCTGTGCTAAAAGTTTTATTTAACGGAAAAGAAGTTGCAGCGGGAACTTTTTTACCAAGAGGTAGTATAGTGGATTTAGTTCTAGGTAAAGGTTTTGACCTGGATATGCCTGTGCCAAATTTAATTGGAATGACTTTGCAAGAAGCAAGAAAGGCAATTCTTGATCATTATTTTGAGCTTGGAAGCATAAGATTTTTCGGCACAGAACAAGATACCATCAATGGAACTGTAGTGTACCAAGATCCACCATACACCGATACTTATGATGAGGGAAGACCAATCTCGATTTGGCTTTCGACTAAGATGCTTTCTGAGCTAAAAAATCAAACCGATTCGCTAGACATTATATTCCGTAGAAAAATTAAAGATGAGGATTCTTTGTACTATAAATCTATTCAAAGGTCTAAAGAAATTAGAATTAATGATTTGCCAGAGGAGATTAGAAATCAAATAAAATACGACGAAGCGGTAAAAAATAATCTCAAAAAACACGATAAAAATAATACAACCCATAAACCAAAAATTGACACTACTGGAATTAGTATCGATTAA
- a CDS encoding cation:proton antiporter domain-containing protein, which translates to MDIYLIMGGMSILIIFSYLFDTIARNTQFPSVILLIATGIGLRFLADSFHYHIPYLDKIIPTFGTIGLILIVLEGALELKINKEKKGIIFKGFISALVILLLTATGLALLVNYWLGVPFLNAMLEVTPLAIISSAVAIPSAAGLIEKDKEFVVYESTFSDILGIILFYFIKPHIIDSNGEPYEVAKSITIGSFGSLILEMVIVVIVSFVVIYILFTLIEKISHNVKFFLILALLILAYVIAKKFHLSALIIIFFFGLFMANTRDMLPDKFKKYIPTKKVNEGLHEFHLLTAESTFLIRTGFFLFFGFNITLDMFSNTATYLYGLAIIGIIFFVRFGYFAATQPRNILPTASIAPRGLITILLFLDLPLAMSNDFVNEKVLLIVILLSMLIMLLGLILTPENKETKEKPKVDMNTFGDV; encoded by the coding sequence ATGGATATATATTTAATCATGGGCGGAATGTCCATCCTTATTATATTTTCCTATTTATTTGATACTATAGCAAGAAACACCCAATTCCCCTCTGTAATCCTACTGATTGCGACGGGGATTGGGCTTCGTTTTTTAGCCGATAGTTTTCATTACCATATTCCTTATTTAGATAAAATTATACCTACCTTCGGGACTATTGGGCTGATTTTAATCGTGCTCGAGGGGGCACTAGAACTCAAAATCAACAAAGAAAAAAAGGGAATTATCTTCAAGGGATTTATCTCGGCACTGGTCATTTTATTGCTCACTGCCACGGGGCTAGCTCTGCTTGTAAATTATTGGCTAGGCGTCCCTTTTCTAAACGCAATGCTGGAAGTAACGCCACTTGCAATCATCAGTAGTGCGGTAGCGATACCTAGTGCTGCGGGACTCATCGAAAAAGATAAAGAATTTGTGGTGTACGAATCCACATTTTCAGACATTTTAGGGATTATTCTATTCTATTTTATCAAACCACACATCATCGACTCCAACGGAGAACCCTACGAAGTCGCAAAATCTATTACCATCGGGTCATTTGGCTCACTTATTTTAGAAATGGTCATTGTGGTAATCGTTTCCTTTGTAGTGATTTACATACTCTTCACTTTAATTGAAAAAATATCGCATAATGTCAAATTTTTCTTGATTTTAGCCTTATTAATCCTAGCTTATGTCATTGCTAAAAAATTCCATCTTTCAGCTTTGATTATCATTTTCTTCTTCGGATTATTCATGGCAAATACCCGAGATATGCTACCCGATAAGTTTAAAAAATATATCCCTACCAAAAAGGTGAATGAAGGTTTGCACGAGTTTCATTTGCTCACCGCAGAATCTACATTTTTAATCCGTACGGGATTTTTCCTATTCTTTGGGTTTAATATTACTTTAGACATGTTTAGCAACACGGCTACCTATTTATATGGTTTAGCCATTATCGGGATAATATTTTTTGTACGCTTTGGGTATTTTGCAGCCACACAACCACGCAATATTTTGCCCACAGCGAGCATTGCCCCACGAGGGCTAATTACGATTTTGCTTTTCCTTGATCTGCCACTTGCCATGAGCAATGATTTTGTGAATGAAAAAGTGCTTTTAATCGTAATTTTACTCTCCATGCTCATCATGCTTTTGGGCTTAATTTTGACACCTGAGAACAAAGAAACCAAAGAAAAACCAAAAGTGGATATGAACACCTTTGGCGATGTATAA
- the pepT gene encoding peptidase T, translating into MDAKWSKKLLERFIGYTKVYTTSEPDVEQIPSTERQWDLARYLKNELEELGLEDVSIDDHAYVMGYLPSNQDKELPTIGFIAHFDTSPDFSGENVNPQIWENYDGKDVVLNKAEDIVLRVSEFPELAEYKGETLITTDGTTLLGADDKAGIAEIVTAVEYLIAHPEIPRPRIAVGFTPDEEVGKGAHLFDVEKFGADFAYTMDGSSVGELEYENFNAAGAKVKFVGKVVHPGYAKGKLVNALHLYRRFGDLLPENEVPERTEGREGFFHQSYICGDVDEVNLELIIRDHDLEKFEARKKLLQDITKQMNDELGEERVITTIKDQYFNMHQHIKDKMYIVDLAEQAMKNLDIKPLIKPIRGGTDGAQLSYKGLPCPNIFAGGQNFHSRFEYVTLESMEKATDVIVEMAKLATTKF; encoded by the coding sequence ATGGACGCTAAATGGAGTAAAAAATTACTTGAAAGATTTATAGGCTACACCAAGGTTTACACAACGAGTGAGCCAGATGTGGAGCAAATTCCTAGTACTGAGCGCCAATGGGATTTGGCGAGATACCTTAAAAATGAATTGGAGGAGCTTGGGCTTGAAGATGTAAGTATAGACGACCATGCCTATGTAATGGGTTATTTGCCTAGCAATCAAGATAAAGAGCTACCAACAATTGGGTTTATTGCTCACTTTGATACTTCGCCAGACTTCAGCGGAGAAAATGTAAATCCTCAAATTTGGGAAAATTACGACGGAAAAGATGTGGTGCTAAACAAAGCAGAAGACATTGTTTTGCGTGTTTCTGAATTTCCTGAATTGGCTGAATATAAAGGCGAAACTTTAATCACTACCGACGGGACTACTTTGCTTGGAGCAGATGACAAAGCGGGTATTGCAGAAATCGTAACGGCAGTGGAATATCTCATCGCTCACCCTGAGATTCCAAGACCACGCATTGCGGTAGGATTCACTCCAGACGAAGAGGTGGGAAAAGGTGCTCATCTATTTGATGTTGAGAAATTTGGTGCAGATTTCGCTTATACCATGGACGGAAGTTCTGTAGGTGAATTGGAGTATGAAAACTTCAACGCTGCGGGAGCTAAGGTGAAATTCGTGGGAAAAGTGGTTCACCCTGGTTATGCTAAAGGTAAATTGGTAAATGCGTTGCATTTGTATAGAAGATTTGGTGATTTGCTCCCAGAAAACGAAGTGCCAGAACGCACCGAAGGGCGAGAAGGTTTCTTCCACCAAAGTTATATTTGCGGTGATGTAGACGAAGTGAATTTAGAATTAATCATTCGCGACCATGATTTGGAAAAATTTGAGGCACGCAAAAAATTGCTTCAAGATATTACAAAACAAATGAATGATGAATTGGGCGAAGAGCGTGTAATCACCACTATCAAAGACCAATACTTCAACATGCATCAGCACATCAAAGATAAAATGTATATCGTAGATTTGGCAGAGCAAGCTATGAAAAATCTTGATATTAAGCCATTAATTAAACCAATCCGCGGGGGAACAGACGGGGCTCAGCTTTCTTACAAAGGATTGCCTTGCCCTAACATCTTTGCGGGCGGACAAAATTTCCACAGCCGTTTTGAGTATGTAACGCTCGAATCTATGGAAAAAGCCACCGATGTAATCGTGGAGATGGCTAAACTTGCAACTACCAAATTCTAA
- a CDS encoding peptidylprolyl isomerase, with protein MILISSLSLAQQNFIKVNNSKISVKEFKQKYKNNIEAEGVANAIKDYVGYELMRQKALEDRADTTYYYKQLYKNNLENYTRPFWDSLLIAKGKEFKIPIDSLNEQQKKNVINNLLLFQNLQQLRLDSAAIVQVNKALGEDYLNTAQKTNFKGNKAIFTTPTGKFTQQDYIQMLNEVKGGDVKKKNLSALMKDGYYLVRDKFLLEDIKNHLGKYYPAYQRLTDDLKNTILINYFIEKHIYHEADQDQAGKKAYLAKNQSQYTWPDRYELNIFRYINEPDAKQVMQWLKQGKTADFVEKQYTDQWVGNQPKVFHNEGFFLVNSPELGKLNPNEKVQKSTFRNAPAVIQIVRLVPPTPMTMEEAGNTLRDDYRSFYFDKVMNDLRKNAQVEIPAELK; from the coding sequence ATGATTTTAATAAGTTCTCTGTCGCTAGCACAGCAGAATTTCATTAAAGTAAATAACTCCAAAATCAGCGTAAAAGAGTTTAAACAAAAATATAAAAATAATATTGAGGCAGAGGGCGTTGCCAATGCGATTAAGGATTATGTGGGGTATGAATTGATGCGCCAAAAGGCTTTGGAAGATAGGGCAGATACAACTTATTATTACAAACAATTGTATAAAAATAATTTAGAAAATTACACGCGTCCGTTTTGGGACAGTTTGCTCATTGCCAAAGGAAAAGAATTTAAAATCCCAATCGATTCGCTCAATGAGCAGCAGAAGAAAAATGTGATAAATAATTTGCTATTGTTTCAGAATTTACAACAATTAAGGCTGGATTCTGCCGCAATTGTTCAGGTGAATAAAGCACTCGGGGAAGATTATTTAAACACGGCTCAAAAAACTAATTTCAAAGGAAATAAAGCCATTTTTACCACGCCAACGGGGAAATTTACGCAGCAAGATTACATCCAAATGCTCAACGAAGTAAAAGGGGGCGATGTGAAAAAGAAAAATCTTTCTGCTTTGATGAAAGATGGCTATTATTTGGTGAGAGATAAATTTCTGTTAGAAGATATAAAAAATCATTTAGGAAAATATTATCCAGCGTATCAACGCCTTACCGATGATTTGAAAAATACAATCCTCATTAATTATTTCATAGAAAAACACATTTATCACGAGGCAGATCAAGACCAAGCGGGGAAGAAAGCTTATTTAGCTAAAAATCAATCGCAATACACTTGGCCAGATCGTTATGAATTAAACATTTTTAGATACATAAATGAGCCAGACGCTAAGCAAGTAATGCAGTGGCTTAAGCAAGGAAAAACAGCCGATTTTGTAGAAAAACAATATACCGATCAATGGGTGGGCAATCAGCCAAAAGTATTTCACAACGAAGGTTTTTTCTTGGTTAATTCTCCTGAGCTTGGAAAATTAAACCCAAACGAAAAAGTGCAGAAATCCACTTTTCGCAATGCTCCAGCGGTGATTCAAATTGTGCGTTTGGTGCCCCCAACACCGATGACGATGGAAGAGGCAGGAAACACTTTGAGAGACGATTACCGCAGCTTTTATTTTGACAAAGTGATGAATGATTTAAGAAAAAATGCCCAAGTAGAAATTCCTGCAGAATTGAAATAA